DNA sequence from the Schlegelella aquatica genome:
CGATCCGCCTGCTGCAGGCCATCGGGCCCAATTACGCGCAGGAGTGGATCACGCGCTTCGGCTTCGAGGCCGACAAGCACCCCGCCTATCTGACCATGGCGCTCGGGGCGGGCTCCGTGACGCCGCTGCAGATGGCCTCGGCCTATGCGGTGTTCGCGAACGGGGGCTACCGCGTGGCGCCTTATCTCATCACCCGCATCACCGATGCGCGCGGCCAGGTGCTCACGCAGCGCGAGGCTCGCATGCCGGACGAGTCGATGCGCGCCATCGACGCGCGCAACGCCTTCGTGATGAGCAGCCTCTTGCAGGAGATCACCCGCTCAGGCACCGCGGCGAAGGCCCAGGCCACGTTGAAGCGGCCCGACCTCTACGGCAAGACGGGCACGACCAACGACTCGATGGATGCGTGGTTCGCAGGCTATCAGCCCAATGTGGTGGGCGTGGTGTGGATCGGCTACGACACCCCGCGCAAGCTGGGCGACCGCGAGACGGGTGGCGGCCTGGCCCTGCCGGTGTGGATCGACTACATGCAGCAGGCGCTCAAGGGCGTGCCGGTCCAGGAGTACACCCCGCCCGAGGGCGTCGTGAACCTGGGCGGCGAGTGGTTCTACGAGGAGTTCACCCGCGGCGCGGGCGTCGCGAGCCTGGGGTTGGAGGACAAGGTGCCGGCCACTCCCAGCGAAGACGAGCGCCGCAGCATCCTCGATCTGTTCAAGAACTGACCGCGGCCGGGCGCCGCGCTGGCCGGGGCGCGAAGGCCCGGGCTGCGAAGGCAGGCAGGCGCGGGCGGCCTGGCTTGGCCCGCTCTCAGGCCGGCGCGCCGAACGCCACGCGCCGGCCCGCGTGCTCGCTCGCGCAGCGCGAGAGCACGTCGAAGAAGTCCTCGCCGGTGCGCGTGTCGCGCCAGCGCCCGTCGACGTACTTGTAGTGGTAGCCCCCGGAGCGCGCCGCCAGCCAGATCTCGTGCAGCGGCGGCTGGGTGTTGATCACGATCTTGCTGCGGTCCGGAAACGTCAGCTCCAGCAGCCCCCCGGTGCGGCTGGTGTCGATGTCCAGACCGTCTTGCTGCAGCAGCTCGTCGGCGCGTGCCTCGACGGCGGCCAGCACGGCCATCGCCTTGGCGTGGTACTCGCTGTCGCTCAAGGGAGTGGGGGTCAGTGTCATGGGTGGCACAACCTACAATCGCGGGATGCTGTCTCGCGCGTCGACGATTCTAGTCCTGGCTGCCACGACCCTTCTGGCCGTGGGCCTGGGCGGTTGCGGTCAGAAGGGCCCCTTGTACCTGCCATCGCCCGGGACTGCTGCTGCCTCCACCTCCTCGCCGCCTGCGCAGGCGGCGTCGGCCCCTGCCCCCGCACCCGCTGCCTCCCGATGACCTTGCCCGGATCGCCTTTCGTCGCCTACCGCGACGCAGCCTTGCACCTCGACGGGGTGCCCCTGGACGCGCTCGCCGACCGCTTCGGCACGCCGCTGTACGTGTACTCGCAGGCGGCCATGCTCGCGGCGCTTGCGCCCTATCAGCGTGCGCTGGCGGGCCGCAAGCACCTCGTGTGCTACGCCATGAAGGCGAATTCGAACCTCGCGGTGCTGCAGACCTTCGCGCAGGCCGGCTGCGGGTTCGACATCGTCTCGGGCGGCGAGCTCGAGCGCGTGCTGGCCGCCGGGGGCGATGCCGGGAAGGTGGTGTTCTCCGGAGTCGGCAAGACGCGCGGGGAAATGCGCCGGGCACTTGCGGCGGGCGTGCGCTGCTTCAACGTGGAGAGCGAAGCCGAATTGGAGGTGCTGTCGGAGGTGGCCGTCTCGCTCGGGCGCCGCGCGCCGGTGAGTCTGCGCGTGAATCCGGACGTGGACGCCAAGACCCACCCCTACATTTCCACCGGCCTCAAGGGCAACAAGTTCGGCATCGCGCACGACCGTGCGGTGGCGGCCTACCGTCGGGCCGCCGCGCTGCCGGGGCTGGAAGTGGTGGGCATCGACTGCCACATCGGCTCGCAGATCACGCAGACCTCGCCCTATCTGGACGCGCTGGAACGCGTGCTCGACCTGGTCGAGGAGGTCGAAGCCGCGGGTGTGCCGATTCACCATCTCGACCTCGGCGGCGGGCTGGGAATCCGCTACACCGATGAGGAGCCTCCGGGCGCGGACGCGATGATCGCCCAGTTGCTCGCCAGGATCGAGGCGCGCGGGCACGGTCACCGGGAGGTGATCTTCGAGCCGGGACGCTCCTTGGTGGGCAATGCCGGTGTGCTGGTGACCGAGGTGCTCTACCTCAAGCCGGGCGCGCAACGCAACTTCTGCATCGTGGACGCCGCGATGAACGACCTCATGCGACCGGCGATGTACGAGGCCTACATGGCAACCGCCGCATGCCGCCTGAGAGACGAAGCGCCCGTCCGCTACGACGTGGTGGGCCCGGTGTGCGAGTCGGGCGACTGGCTGGCCCGGGACCGCGACCTGGCAGTGCGTCAGGGGGACCGGCTCGCGATCCTGTCGGCCGGCGCCTACGGCATGAGCATGGCGAGCAACTACAACACGCGCGGCCGCCCCGCCGAGGTGATGATCGCCGACGGCCAAGCGCACCTGATCCGAGAGCGGGAAACGCCGGCCGAGCTCTTCCGCGGCGAACGTTTGCTGCCCACGCCATAGCGCCGCCCCGGGCGGGCGCCGCAGGGCCCGCCTCCCTCAGCGACCGGCGCGCCGACGTCAGCGCTTCAAGACGACCAGCCCCTTGAGGTACTCGCCTTCGGGGAAGTCGAGCGTCATGGGGTGGTCGCAGGCGGCGCCGAGCCGGGCATGGATGAAGCCGTCGACGCCCGCGTCGATGCCTGCGCCGGCCACGATCTTGTGGAACAGCTCGGTGCCGATGCCGCCGGAGCACGAGAAGGTGAACAAGAGGCCGCCGGGCTCGAGCAGCTTCAGGGCCAGGCGGTTGATGTCCTTGTAGGCCCGGGCGGCGCGCTCGGCGTGCGCGGCCGTCGGCGCGAACTTGGGCGGGTCCAGCACGATGGCGTCGAAGCGGCGGCCCTCTTTCAGAAGGCGCCGCAGGCTCTCGTTCACGTCGGCATCGAGCGCCTCGTGACGGGCGGCCTCGAAGCCGTTGAGCTCGACGTGCGCCTGGGCGCGGGCGAGCGCCGGAGCCGAGGAGTCGATGCTCGTGACCTGCCGGGCGCCACCCGCCAAGGCGGCGACGCTGAAGCCCCCCGTGTAGCAATAGCAGTTGAGCACTCTCTCAAGGCCGAAATGCCGCACCGTCTCGGCGAAGAACTTGCGGTTGTCGCGCTGGTCGAGATAGAAGCCCGTCTTGTGACCTTCGGCCACGTCCAGCGTCAGACGCCATTCGTGCTCGCGGATCGTCACCGTCGTCTCGCCGCCTCCGCGCAGCCAACCGGTCGCCGCAGGCAAGCCTTCGAGGGCGCGCACCCCCGAGTCCGACCGCTCGTACAGTCCCCGGGCCGCGGTCAACGTCATCAGCAGGTCGGCGATCACCGGCTTCCAGCGGTCCGTCCCGGCGGACAGGAACTGCGCGCTCAGGACGTCGCCATAGCGATCCACGATGAGCCCGGGCAGGCCGTCGGCCTCGCCGTGGACCAGGCGCACGCCATCGCTGGCGATCGGCATGCGCGCCCGCGCCGCGAGGGCCGCGCGCAAGCGCCGCTCGAAGAACGCGGCGTCGATGCGCTCGGCCTCCTCGAAGCTCCAGGCCCGAACACGGATCATCGAGGTGGGGCTGTACGCGGCCCAGGCCAGGAACCGCCCGTCGTGCGCGACGACGCGCACAGTCTCGCCGGGGTCGGCCTTGCCCTTGTCGATGCTGCCCTGGAACACCCAGGGATGCCGGCGCAGGAGCGAGCGCTCCTTGCCTTCGCGCAATGTGATGACTTTCATGAGAGGAACGTCGGTTCAGCGGGCCTTCTTCGCGCGGGGATGGGCGGCGTCGTAGACCTTGGCGAGATGCTGGAAGTCCAGCTTCGTGTAGACCTGTGTGGTGGCGATGCTGGCGTGCCCGAGCAGTTCTTGCACAGCCCGCAAGTCGCCGCTGGACTGCAGCAGGTGCGAGGCGAACGAGTGGCGCAGCATGTGCGGATGCACGTGGGTCGGCAAGCCGGCCTCGATGGCGCGGCGCTTCAGGCGCGCCCTCACCTGCTGGGGCGTGAGCCGCGTGCCGAGCCGGCCCAGAAACAGTGCGCGAGGGTCATCGCGCACGAAGCGGGGCCGCTCGGCGAGCCACGCTTGCAGGGCGCGCACGGCGGCACGGCCGATCGGCACGCTGCGGCGCTTGCTGCCCTTGCCCCACACGTGCGCCTCGGCGGCCTGCAGGTCGATCCAACCGCGGGCCTGCTCGCCGGGCGTCGCGTCCAGCGCCACCAGTTCGCCGATGCGCAGTCCGCAGCCGTACAGCAGTTCGACGATGCAGGCATCGCGCACTTCGAGCGCCGGGTCGTGGACCTCGGGGGCGCGATGGTCGGCCAAGCGCATGGACTGATCGACGGACAAGGCCTTGGGCAGCGGCTTGGGTGCCTTCGGTGCCCTCACGCCTTCCACCGGGTTCTGCGACACCCAGCCCTCGCGCCCCATCCACCGGTACAGCCCGCGCCAACTGCTCAGCACCCGTGCGATCGTGCGGCCCGAGCGGCCCTGGCCGTGCAAGGTGGCAGACCACCGGCGCACGTGGTGGATCTGCACCGCGTCGAGCGGCACTGCGTCGCGCCGGGCCAGCTCGTCCAGCGTGCTCAGATCGCGCGCGTAGGTCTGGAGGGTCAGCGCCGCCATGCGGCGCTGCACCCGCAGGTGCTCCAGGTAGGCCTCGATGCGCGCGTCCACAGGAGGAAGCGGCCGCTCAGGCCTGCGCCAGCAGACGCGACAGGCCCGCGCTGGCCAACTCGCCGACGCGCACGAGGAAGTCGGTGCCCATGTCCGCGGTGTAGCGCGTCGGGTCGGGCGAGCCGAGCACGAGCAGCCCGAACGCTGCGGGCACCGAAGGGTGGCGCAACGGCACCAGCGCGAGCGACATCACCGTGCCCGGATCGGCGAGCCACGAGACCGGCTCGAACCCGGAGTTGATGCCGCAGTACGGCAGCGTGAGGCTGGTGACGAAGGACTTGGTGTCGTCCTTCACGCCTTGCGCGAATTCGCGATCCGCGTACTGCGGCGCCACGCCCCACACGCGGATGGCCGCCTGCGGGATGAGGAACTGGCTCTTCAGCTCCTCGACGATCACCTCGGGAATGCGCACCGGGTCGGTGGTGAGCATGATGCTGCGCGTCCAGCGGTGCAGGCGGTCGGCGATGGCCGTGTTCTCCTGCCCGTGTCGGATCATCTCGACGATCTTGAGCTCCAGGCCCTTGATCTTCTCGCGCAGCATTTCCATCTGCCGCTCCTGTAGCGAGACGGCCCGATGCCCGTGAGGACTGGTGAGCTGGATGGAGGCGAGCAACTCGGCATGGCGCTCGAAGAAGCCCGGGGTGTTGGCCAGGTAGTTGGCGATGTCTTCTTCGGTGATGCCTTGGACGTTCATGGCTGAAGCAAGAGGAAGGAAAGAATGGGCGAGCGTCGTCTCACAGCTCGATCTCGCCCTCGAACACGGTGACGGCCGGCCCCGTCATGAAGACCGAAGTGCCGCCGCCCGACCATTCGATCGAGAGCCGGCCCCCGCGGGTGTCCACGTCCACGCGCCGGTCGAGCCAGCCGAGGCGGATGCCCGCGGCCACGGCGGCGCAGGCACCGGTGCCGCAGGCCAAAGTCTCGCCCGAACCGCGCTCGTACACCCGCAGTCGGATGTGAGTGCGCGAGACGATCTGCATGAAGCCGGCGTTGACGCGGCGCGGAAAGCGAGGGTGCCCCTCGATCAGCGGCCCGAGGCGCTCCACGGGGGCCGATTGCACGTCGTCCACCCGTTGCACGGCGTGCGGATTGCCCATCGAGGCCACGGCCACCCACACCGGGGTGCCGTCGACCTCCAGGGGCCACAGTTCGCCCTCGCCCTCGAGGCGGGGTTGGAGGCCCGCCGCATCGAAAGGCACGCGCTCGGGCGCGAAGGCGGGCGGACCCATGTCGACCGTGACGCGGCCGTCGGGCTGCAGGCTGGGTTCGATCACTCCCGACAGCGTCTGCACGCGGATGCGGCGTTTGTCGGTGAGCCCGCGGTCGTGCACGAACTTCACGAAGCAGCGAGCGCCGTTGCCGCACTGCTCGACCTCGCTGCCGTCGGCGTTGACGATGCGGTAGCTGAAGTCCACCTGCGGCGACGGCGCCGGGCCGACGATGAGGATCTGGTCCGCGCCGACGCCGAAGCGCCGGTCGGCCAGCCGCTGGTACTGCTGCGGCGTGAGCTCGATCGGGGCGCGGGTGGCGTCGAGCACGACGAAATCGTTGCCCGCGCCTTGCATCTTGGTGAACCGCAGCTTCATGCGGCGATTATCGCCGCAGGGCCCGGCGGTCGCCCTGCGGCAGCCGTGTCCACGGCAACCAGAGTCGTCGCTCAGTACAGCCCCGGCTCGCCGGGCGGCCGGGTCTTGAACCGCTTGTGCACCCACAGGTACTGCGCCGGGTTGCGTTCGATCTCGGACTCGATCCAGCGGTTCATCGCCAAGGCATCGGCCATCGGATCGTCGCTCGGGAACCCCGACCAGGGCGGCAGGAAACGCACGCGGTAGCCGCGTCCGCGGGGCAGGATCTCGGCCACGACGGGCTGCACCACCATGTCCAGTGCCCGCGCCATGCGCGAGGGCGCCAACAGCGTGGCGGCCGGCACCCCGAAGAAGGGCACGAAGGCGGCATCTTGCATGCCGAAGTCCATGTCCGGCAGGTTGAAGAAGGGCCGGCCCTGGCGGATGCAGCGGATGAGCGGCCGCGAAGACTCCTGCCGCGCGAAGATCTCGGCGCGCCCGAAGCGCAGCCGCCCGCGGCGGATCACCTCGTCGAACACCTTGTTGCTCTGCGCCTGGTAGATGGATGCGGCGTGTTTGCGCACATGCAGCTGCTCGGCCACGCCAGCCACGTCGAGCCCGACGAAGTGCGGCACGAGCCACATCACCGGCTTGTCGCTGCGGTCGGCCAGACCCACATCGCCTTCGACGTGGATGAGCCGTCGCAACCGGGCCTCGCTGCTCCACCACAACAGCGAGCGCTCCAGCAGGCTGCGCGCGAGCCAGCGGAAGTGCTCGCGCGCCAGCGCCTCGCGCTCGGACGCCGTGCGCCCGGGAAAGCACAGCTCCAGGTTGCGCAAGGCGATGCGCCGGCGGGAGCCGGCGACGCGGTACAGCGCGCGCCCGAGCCCGTTGCCCAGGGCAGCCAGCACCGGCAAGGGCAGCCAATGCAGCAACCACAGCACGCCCACGGCCAGACGGGATGCAGCAGCGTTCAAGGAAACAGCACTGACGGGTCGGTCCTCCGGCCCCTGCGGTGTCCCCGTTGCGAGTGAAGTCTCGCGCCCTCCTCGGGGCGGCCGTGCGAAGGGGTTCACGCGTCCTTCCCCAGCAGCGCCGCCTCGCGGCGAGGGGCCTTGTAGCGGTGATACCCCCACAGGTACTGGCCGGGGGCTTGGCGGATCAGTCGTTCCATGGCGTGGTTGATGCTCGCGGCCGCCGATTCTCCCTGATCGTCGGCCGGCAAGGGATCTTGGAACTCGCTGACGTGAACCACGTAGCCCTGCCCGCCTGGCAGCCGCTCGCCCCAGGCGAGCAGGACTTGCGCGCCGGTTTGCTGCGCCAGCCGCGCGGCCAGCGTCATGGTGTAGGCCGGCCTTCCGAAGAAGGGGCTCCACACGCCCAACCCTTCGGGTGGCACCTGGTCGGGCAGCAGGCCGACCGCCTGCCCGGCACGCAAGGCCCGGATCATCTGACGCACGCCGGCCAAGGTGGCCGGCGCGGTGGTCAACCCCGGTCGGCGCCGGGCCTCCTCTGCGAGGGGCCGCAGCGCCGCCTTGCGTGGGGGCCGATACAGCACGGTGATCGGCCCGTGGGCGGCGCCGAAGCGCTCGGCGTACGCCTGCGCCGTCACTTCGAAGCATCCGAGGTGCGGCGTGAGGAACACCACACCCCGCCCGCGAGCAAGCGCGTGCTCGATGTGTTCGGCGCCGTCCCAGCGCACCCGGGGCCCCAACGGCTCGTCGGCCGGTCGCATCCACAGCCAGGGCAGCTCCAGCGCCATGCGGCCGGCCGCAGCCACCGCCTCGCGCGCCTGGCCCCAGGGCACGCCGGCCTGCGCCACGTGGTCGCGAAAGCGTCGACGGTAGGTGGGCGAAGCCCACCACACCAACCACCCGAGCGCGGCACCCACGGCTTGCAGCCATGCCAGGGGCAGGCGCCCGGCACACTTGAAAAGGGTCACGAGCATGACGTCTATAATTCGCGCGTCGCCGGTTTAAGGAACAACTTGCGGGGCGACGCAGGCGCGAAGCATAGCGAGCGTCTGGGGTGACCGGATCATCCGATACCGCTAAAGCGTTCGCCGCACCTCCAGAACCACCGAGTCGGCAAACGCGGCACGGTTCCACAACTCTGGAGTTTCTCAAGTGGCGAACGACTTCCTCTTCACGTCCGAATCCGTGTCCGAAGGCCACCCCGACAAGGTGGCCGACCAGATCTCCGACGCCATCCTGGACGCGATCTTCGAGCAGGATCCGCGCTCGCGAGTGGCTGCCGAGACCTTGTGCAACACGGGCCTCGTGCTGCTGGCGGGGGAGATCACGACGAATGCGCACGTCGACTACATCCAGATCGCCCGCGACACCATCAAGCGCATCGGCTACGACAACACCGAGTACGGCATCGACTACAAGGGCTGCGCCGTGCTCGTGGCCTACGACAAGCAGAGCAACGACATCGCCCAGGGCGTCGACCACGCGTCCGATGACTATCTCAACACGGGCGCCGGCGATCAGGGACTGATGTTCGGATACGCCTGCGACGAAACGCCCGAACTGATGCCGGCGCCGATCTACTATGCCCACCGCATCGTCGAGCGCCAGGCGCAGCTGCGCAAGGACGGCCGCCTGCCCTTCTTGCGGCCCGATGCGAAGAGCCAGATCACGATGCGCTATGTGGACGGGCGGCCGCACTCGATCGACACCGTGGTGCTCTCGAGCCAGCACAGCCCGGAGATGAGCGACGGCAAGCACATGAAGCCCGAGTTCATCGAGGCCTGCATCGAGGAGATCATCAAGCCGGTGTTGCCCAAGGAGTGGCTGCACAACACCCGCTACCTGATCAACCCGACGGGCCGCTTCGTCATCGGCGGGCCGCAGGGGGACTGCGGCCTGACCGGACGCAAGATCATCGTGGACACCTACGGCGGGGCCTGCCCGCACGGCGGCGGCGCCTTCTCCGGCAAGGACCCGACCAAGGTGGACCGCTCGGCGGCGTACGCCGCGCGCTACGTCGCCAAGAACATCGTCGCCGCCGGGCTGGCCCGGCAGTGCCAGATCCAGGTGAGCTACGCCATCGGCGTCGCGCGCCCGATCAACGTCACGGTGTACACCGAGGGCACGGGCGTGATCCCGGACGAGAAGATCGCCGCCCTGGTCAACGAGTTCTTCGATCTGCGCCCCAAGGGCATCATCCAGATGCTCGACCTCCTGCGGCCCATCTACTCGAAGACCGCCGCCTACGGCCACTTCGGCCGCGAAGAACCGGAGTTCACCTGGGAGCGCACCGACAAGGCGGCCGCGCTGCGCGCAGCGGCCGGGCTGTAAGACCGGCACCCGCGCCCGCGGGTCGGCCGCCTTGCGGCGCAGGCTCACATCGCGCAGCGATGTGAAGGCCGGAACGGCCGGCCGCAGCCACAAGGCCCAGGCACTGCGCGCAGCGGCCGGCCTCCAATAGAGGCCGGGTGGCACTACGAGGCGCCCCCTCAGCGCGCCTCCAGCAGCGCCCGAGCCACCTCGGCAAAGCCCGCGCCCCGTTCGCCCTCTGTGACGTAGCGGGGCCGGTGCTCCAGCTGCGCAAGGAAGCGCGCGATATTGGCCACGCCTATGCTGTGCGGGAAGTGGCGGAACATCAGCTGATCGTTGGTGGAGTCGCCGACGTACGCCCAACGGTCGACCTCGGCGGCCAGGTCGGCCCCCAGCAGTTCCCGCGCCACCCAGCAGGCGCCGCGCCACTTGTCGTGGTCGCCGAACCAGCCGTTGACGTGGATGGAGCTGACCGTGGCCTGCATCCCCTCGCTGCGCATCAAGGCCACGACCTGCTCGATGGCCTGGGGTGGCAGATGCGAGAACTCGCTGTGGTCGATGGCGATGTCAGTCTCGCGGCCGGCGCTGTCTCGCGCCAGCGTGGCGCCCGGCACCTCGCGCAGGATGCGCGCGGCGACCTCGCGCAGTCGCTCGGCGTTGCGGGCTCGCTCGCCCTGCGGCTGCACATAGCGGCGGCTGCCGTCGGGCAGCACCGCCATCGCACCGTTCTCGGGGACGATGGCCGCGACCGGCCAGCGGCGGGCGAACGGCTCGGACCAGCCGAGCGGCCGCCCGGTGACCGCGATGACGGTGACACCGGCGGCTTGCAGCGATGCCAGAGCGTCGAGCGCCGGGGGCTCGATCTCGCCGTCGCGCGTGAGCGTGTCGTCGATGTCGGTGAACACACCGCGGATCCGACGGCGCGCCTGCAGGGGCCACTCGCGCAAGGGTCGCATCGGCGCCGAAGCTCACGCCACCTTTTCCAAGACCAGCCCGGCGTGCTCGCGCAACGGGTGGAAGTGGATCTTCGGGAAGCGCTCCTGGGTGAGCCGCAGGTCGTAGGGCGAGGTCAGCAGGTAGGCCAGCGTGTCGGCGGCGTCGAGCGCCAGCTTGCTGGCGTTGGCGTCGGTGAACTTCTTGAGCTCCTCCGGCGAGTCGGCGGTGATCCAGCGGGCGCCGACGAAGCGCGAGGGCATGAGCCGCACCTCGACGCCGTACTCGGCCTTCAAGCGGTGCTGCACCACCTCGAACTGCAGCTGGCCGACGGCGCCCAGCAGCATCGGCCCG
Encoded proteins:
- the cyaY gene encoding iron donor protein CyaY — encoded protein: MTLTPTPLSDSEYHAKAMAVLAAVEARADELLQQDGLDIDTSRTGGLLELTFPDRSKIVINTQPPLHEIWLAARSGGYHYKYVDGRWRDTRTGEDFFDVLSRCASEHAGRRVAFGAPA
- the lptM gene encoding LPS translocon maturation chaperone LptM, producing MLSRASTILVLAATTLLAVGLGGCGQKGPLYLPSPGTAAASTSSPPAQAASAPAPAPAASR
- the lysA gene encoding diaminopimelate decarboxylase; its protein translation is MTLPGSPFVAYRDAALHLDGVPLDALADRFGTPLYVYSQAAMLAALAPYQRALAGRKHLVCYAMKANSNLAVLQTFAQAGCGFDIVSGGELERVLAAGGDAGKVVFSGVGKTRGEMRRALAAGVRCFNVESEAELEVLSEVAVSLGRRAPVSLRVNPDVDAKTHPYISTGLKGNKFGIAHDRAVAAYRRAAALPGLEVVGIDCHIGSQITQTSPYLDALERVLDLVEEVEAAGVPIHHLDLGGGLGIRYTDEEPPGADAMIAQLLARIEARGHGHREVIFEPGRSLVGNAGVLVTEVLYLKPGAQRNFCIVDAAMNDLMRPAMYEAYMATAACRLRDEAPVRYDVVGPVCESGDWLARDRDLAVRQGDRLAILSAGAYGMSMASNYNTRGRPAEVMIADGQAHLIRERETPAELFRGERLLPTP
- a CDS encoding class I SAM-dependent rRNA methyltransferase; amino-acid sequence: MKVITLREGKERSLLRRHPWVFQGSIDKGKADPGETVRVVAHDGRFLAWAAYSPTSMIRVRAWSFEEAERIDAAFFERRLRAALAARARMPIASDGVRLVHGEADGLPGLIVDRYGDVLSAQFLSAGTDRWKPVIADLLMTLTAARGLYERSDSGVRALEGLPAATGWLRGGGETTVTIREHEWRLTLDVAEGHKTGFYLDQRDNRKFFAETVRHFGLERVLNCYCYTGGFSVAALAGGARQVTSIDSSAPALARAQAHVELNGFEAARHEALDADVNESLRRLLKEGRRFDAIVLDPPKFAPTAAHAERAARAYKDINRLALKLLEPGGLLFTFSCSGGIGTELFHKIVAGAGIDAGVDGFIHARLGAACDHPMTLDFPEGEYLKGLVVLKR
- the xerC gene encoding tyrosine recombinase XerC is translated as MDARIEAYLEHLRVQRRMAALTLQTYARDLSTLDELARRDAVPLDAVQIHHVRRWSATLHGQGRSGRTIARVLSSWRGLYRWMGREGWVSQNPVEGVRAPKAPKPLPKALSVDQSMRLADHRAPEVHDPALEVRDACIVELLYGCGLRIGELVALDATPGEQARGWIDLQAAEAHVWGKGSKRRSVPIGRAAVRALQAWLAERPRFVRDDPRALFLGRLGTRLTPQQVRARLKRRAIEAGLPTHVHPHMLRHSFASHLLQSSGDLRAVQELLGHASIATTQVYTKLDFQHLAKVYDAAHPRAKKAR
- a CDS encoding DUF484 family protein; translated protein: MNVQGITEEDIANYLANTPGFFERHAELLASIQLTSPHGHRAVSLQERQMEMLREKIKGLELKIVEMIRHGQENTAIADRLHRWTRSIMLTTDPVRIPEVIVEELKSQFLIPQAAIRVWGVAPQYADREFAQGVKDDTKSFVTSLTLPYCGINSGFEPVSWLADPGTVMSLALVPLRHPSVPAAFGLLVLGSPDPTRYTADMGTDFLVRVGELASAGLSRLLAQA
- the dapF gene encoding diaminopimelate epimerase, translating into MKLRFTKMQGAGNDFVVLDATRAPIELTPQQYQRLADRRFGVGADQILIVGPAPSPQVDFSYRIVNADGSEVEQCGNGARCFVKFVHDRGLTDKRRIRVQTLSGVIEPSLQPDGRVTVDMGPPAFAPERVPFDAAGLQPRLEGEGELWPLEVDGTPVWVAVASMGNPHAVQRVDDVQSAPVERLGPLIEGHPRFPRRVNAGFMQIVSRTHIRLRVYERGSGETLACGTGACAAVAAGIRLGWLDRRVDVDTRGGRLSIEWSGGGTSVFMTGPAVTVFEGEIEL
- a CDS encoding lipid A biosynthesis acyltransferase — encoded protein: MNAAASRLAVGVLWLLHWLPLPVLAALGNGLGRALYRVAGSRRRIALRNLELCFPGRTASEREALAREHFRWLARSLLERSLLWWSSEARLRRLIHVEGDVGLADRSDKPVMWLVPHFVGLDVAGVAEQLHVRKHAASIYQAQSNKVFDEVIRRGRLRFGRAEIFARQESSRPLIRCIRQGRPFFNLPDMDFGMQDAAFVPFFGVPAATLLAPSRMARALDMVVQPVVAEILPRGRGYRVRFLPPWSGFPSDDPMADALAMNRWIESEIERNPAQYLWVHKRFKTRPPGEPGLY
- a CDS encoding lysophospholipid acyltransferase family protein codes for the protein MLVTLFKCAGRLPLAWLQAVGAALGWLVWWASPTYRRRFRDHVAQAGVPWGQAREAVAAAGRMALELPWLWMRPADEPLGPRVRWDGAEHIEHALARGRGVVFLTPHLGCFEVTAQAYAERFGAAHGPITVLYRPPRKAALRPLAEEARRRPGLTTAPATLAGVRQMIRALRAGQAVGLLPDQVPPEGLGVWSPFFGRPAYTMTLAARLAQQTGAQVLLAWGERLPGGQGYVVHVSEFQDPLPADDQGESAAASINHAMERLIRQAPGQYLWGYHRYKAPRREAALLGKDA
- the metK gene encoding methionine adenosyltransferase, with the protein product MANDFLFTSESVSEGHPDKVADQISDAILDAIFEQDPRSRVAAETLCNTGLVLLAGEITTNAHVDYIQIARDTIKRIGYDNTEYGIDYKGCAVLVAYDKQSNDIAQGVDHASDDYLNTGAGDQGLMFGYACDETPELMPAPIYYAHRIVERQAQLRKDGRLPFLRPDAKSQITMRYVDGRPHSIDTVVLSSQHSPEMSDGKHMKPEFIEACIEEIIKPVLPKEWLHNTRYLINPTGRFVIGGPQGDCGLTGRKIIVDTYGGACPHGGGAFSGKDPTKVDRSAAYAARYVAKNIVAAGLARQCQIQVSYAIGVARPINVTVYTEGTGVIPDEKIAALVNEFFDLRPKGIIQMLDLLRPIYSKTAAYGHFGREEPEFTWERTDKAAALRAAAGL
- a CDS encoding HAD family hydrolase — its product is MRPLREWPLQARRRIRGVFTDIDDTLTRDGEIEPPALDALASLQAAGVTVIAVTGRPLGWSEPFARRWPVAAIVPENGAMAVLPDGSRRYVQPQGERARNAERLREVAARILREVPGATLARDSAGRETDIAIDHSEFSHLPPQAIEQVVALMRSEGMQATVSSIHVNGWFGDHDKWRGACWVARELLGADLAAEVDRWAYVGDSTNDQLMFRHFPHSIGVANIARFLAQLEHRPRYVTEGERGAGFAEVARALLEAR